A genomic window from Motilibacter aurantiacus includes:
- a CDS encoding Ppx/GppA phosphatase family protein translates to MRLGVLDVGSNTVHLLVVDAHPGAPPLAAYSHRMRLRLAEQLEDDGSISRKGADQLVAFCLEAVDVADDQGVEQMLAFATSAIREAPNGEDVLARVRDEAGVALTVLSGGDEARLTFLAVRRWFGWSAGRLVDLDIGGGSLEISAGAEEEPAVAVSVPLGAGRVTRDRLRGDPPSPEDVKAARKHIRAELGKVVRDVLVVGTPDRVVGTSKTFRSLARLCGAAPYADGPYVRRVLERDALAEWAEERLPTMSVRRRCALPGVSEDRAPQLLAGAMVALAAMDLLGVQELDICPWALREGILLRRLDALPTT, encoded by the coding sequence GTGCGCCTCGGGGTCCTCGACGTGGGGTCGAACACGGTCCATCTGCTCGTGGTCGACGCCCATCCGGGCGCGCCGCCCCTGGCGGCGTACTCCCATCGCATGCGGCTGCGCCTGGCCGAGCAGCTCGAGGACGACGGCAGCATCTCCCGCAAGGGCGCCGACCAGCTCGTGGCGTTCTGCCTGGAGGCCGTCGACGTCGCCGACGACCAGGGCGTCGAGCAGATGCTGGCCTTCGCGACCTCGGCCATCCGCGAGGCGCCCAACGGCGAGGACGTGCTCGCCCGCGTGCGCGACGAGGCCGGCGTCGCGCTCACGGTGCTGTCCGGCGGCGACGAGGCCCGGCTGACCTTCCTCGCGGTGCGCCGGTGGTTCGGCTGGTCCGCCGGCCGGCTGGTCGACCTCGACATCGGCGGCGGCAGCCTGGAGATCTCGGCCGGGGCCGAGGAGGAGCCCGCGGTCGCGGTGTCGGTGCCGCTGGGGGCGGGGCGCGTGACCCGCGACCGGCTGCGCGGTGACCCGCCCTCGCCCGAGGACGTGAAGGCCGCTCGCAAGCACATCCGCGCCGAGCTCGGCAAGGTCGTCCGCGACGTGCTCGTCGTCGGGACGCCGGACCGGGTGGTGGGCACCTCGAAGACGTTCCGGTCGCTGGCCCGCCTCTGCGGGGCGGCGCCCTACGCCGACGGCCCGTACGTCCGCCGGGTGCTGGAGCGCGACGCGCTCGCCGAGTGGGCCGAGGAGCGGCTGCCGACGATGTCCGTGCGCCGGCGGTGCGCGCTGCCCGGGGTGAGCGAGGACCGCGCGCCACAGCTGCTCGCCGGGGCCATGGTGGCGCTCGCCGCCATGGACCTGCTCGGCGTGCAGGAGCTGGACATCTGCCCCTGGGCCCTGCGAGAGGGCATCCTGCTGCGGCGGCTGGACGCCCTGCCCACCACGTGA
- a CDS encoding NUDIX hydrolase, with the protein MAKTDGTTGNEGEQGIEGSGGTGATGVTAGTDAAEAVRRAFVDLAAIAQTGLNYAQDPFDRQRYAQVGDVAERLRALVTAGPLGELARLVDPEGGHATPKVDTRGAVFDPEGRLLMTRERSDGLWTLPGGWCDVLEPPTSNVIREIREEAGVEARMVRLAAVLDREVRGHQPPMPVHAYKLFFICEEVSRGGPLDEKEILEVGWFDPQDLPPLSTARILPDEIAICVEAWRDPSRPTVVD; encoded by the coding sequence ATGGCGAAGACCGATGGCACGACGGGCAACGAGGGCGAGCAGGGCATCGAGGGCAGTGGTGGCACCGGGGCCACTGGTGTCACGGCGGGCACGGACGCGGCCGAGGCGGTGCGCCGGGCGTTCGTGGACCTGGCGGCGATCGCGCAGACCGGCCTCAACTACGCCCAGGACCCCTTCGACCGGCAGCGGTACGCCCAGGTCGGCGACGTGGCCGAGCGGCTGCGCGCCCTCGTCACCGCCGGCCCGCTGGGCGAGCTGGCCCGGCTGGTGGACCCCGAGGGCGGGCACGCGACCCCGAAGGTCGACACGCGCGGCGCGGTGTTCGACCCGGAGGGCCGGCTGCTGATGACCCGCGAGCGGTCCGACGGGCTGTGGACGCTGCCGGGTGGCTGGTGCGACGTGCTCGAGCCGCCGACCTCCAACGTGATCCGCGAGATCCGCGAGGAGGCCGGCGTCGAGGCCCGGATGGTCCGGCTGGCCGCCGTGCTCGACCGCGAGGTGCGCGGCCACCAGCCGCCGATGCCGGTGCACGCGTACAAGCTGTTCTTCATCTGCGAGGAGGTCTCGCGCGGCGGCCCGCTCGACGAGAAGGAGATCCTCGAGGTGGGCTGGTTCGACCCGCAGGACCTGCCCCCGCTGTCGACGGCCCGCATCCTGCCCGACGAGATCGCCATCTGCGTCGAGGCGTGGCGCGACCCGTCCCGGCCGACCGTCGTCGACTGA
- a CDS encoding TetR/AcrR family transcriptional regulator, with the protein MSPRGRPSGTSDARDRILGAARSEFAAKGYDKASLRGIARAAEVDPALVHHYFAGKEQVFVAAMRLPFDPALALPEVLAGPPEGLGERVARFFLGVWSEPATREPLLGLLSAATSSEAAAGMLREFVTGSLLARVADASPIADHPDRRLRVEAGAAQLLGVALLRHVVRVEPLASAPEEDVVALVAPTLQRYLSGE; encoded by the coding sequence ATGAGCCCCCGCGGGCGGCCGAGCGGCACGTCCGACGCGCGCGACCGGATCCTCGGCGCGGCGCGCTCGGAGTTCGCGGCCAAGGGGTACGACAAGGCCTCGCTGCGCGGCATCGCCCGGGCGGCGGAGGTCGACCCGGCGCTCGTGCACCACTACTTCGCCGGCAAGGAGCAGGTGTTCGTGGCCGCGATGCGGCTGCCGTTCGACCCCGCGCTCGCCCTGCCGGAGGTGCTCGCGGGGCCGCCGGAGGGGCTCGGCGAGCGGGTGGCGCGCTTCTTCCTGGGCGTCTGGTCCGAGCCGGCGACCCGCGAGCCGCTGCTGGGGCTGCTGTCGGCGGCGACCTCCAGCGAGGCGGCCGCGGGGATGCTGCGCGAGTTCGTCACGGGCAGCCTGCTCGCCCGCGTCGCGGACGCCTCGCCCATCGCCGACCACCCCGACCGGAGGCTGCGGGTGGAGGCGGGAGCCGCCCAGCTGCTGGGGGTGGCGCTGCTGCGCCACGTCGTCCGGGTCGAGCCGCTGGCGTCGGCCCCGGAGGAGGACGTGGTCGCGCTGGTGGCTCCGACGCTGCAGCGCTACCTGTCGGGGGAGTAG
- the radA gene encoding DNA repair protein RadA encodes MATSKAASSKATPRGYRCAECGWTTAKWVGRCGECQAWGSVEESGPVSGPRTTAGPVTAAARPIADVDVETARAKPTRIGELDRVLGGGLVPGAVVLMAGEPGVGKSTLLLEVASKCARIGSRTLYVTAEESAGQVRLRAERVGALNEHLYLAAETDLGALLGHVDAVRPHLLIVDSVQTVASSQVDGSAGGVGQVREVAAAVTRVAKERGIPTVLVGHVTKDGSIAGPRALEHLVDVVLQVEGDRSSRLRMVRAVKNRYGPTDEVGCFDLGESGIVELPDPSGLFLSRHSFPVPGTAVTVALEGRRPLVAEVQALVAPTPASNPRRATSGVEASRVAMILAVLERRGGVRLRDADTYVATVGGVRLTEPATDLAIALAVTSSVRDLPLPKGIIALGEVGLAGEVRPAAGIARRLGEAARLGFTRALVPLGTEPAGVPGIVAIPVPDIETALRAVMNTAEAPGRAAARATADADGRLQLITTGDH; translated from the coding sequence ATGGCGACGAGCAAGGCCGCGAGCTCCAAGGCCACCCCCCGCGGCTACCGCTGCGCCGAGTGCGGCTGGACCACCGCCAAGTGGGTGGGCCGGTGCGGCGAGTGCCAGGCCTGGGGCTCGGTCGAGGAGTCCGGCCCCGTCTCCGGGCCGAGGACGACCGCCGGCCCGGTGACGGCCGCAGCCCGGCCGATCGCGGACGTCGACGTCGAGACCGCGCGCGCCAAGCCGACCCGCATCGGCGAGCTGGACCGGGTGCTCGGCGGGGGCCTGGTCCCCGGCGCCGTCGTGCTGATGGCGGGCGAGCCCGGGGTCGGCAAGTCGACGCTGCTGCTGGAGGTGGCGTCCAAGTGCGCCCGGATCGGCTCCCGGACGCTGTACGTCACGGCGGAGGAGTCCGCGGGCCAGGTCCGGCTGCGCGCGGAGCGGGTCGGCGCGCTCAACGAGCACCTCTACCTCGCCGCCGAGACCGACCTCGGCGCCCTGCTCGGCCACGTCGACGCGGTCCGCCCCCACCTGCTCATCGTCGACTCGGTGCAGACGGTCGCCTCCTCCCAGGTGGACGGCTCGGCCGGAGGCGTGGGCCAGGTCCGTGAGGTGGCCGCCGCGGTCACCCGGGTCGCGAAGGAGCGCGGCATCCCGACCGTCCTCGTCGGCCACGTGACCAAGGACGGCAGCATCGCCGGCCCGCGCGCGCTCGAGCACCTCGTGGACGTCGTGCTGCAGGTCGAGGGCGACCGCTCCTCGCGGCTGCGCATGGTCCGCGCGGTGAAGAACCGCTACGGCCCGACCGACGAGGTGGGCTGCTTCGACCTCGGCGAGAGCGGGATCGTCGAGCTGCCCGACCCGAGCGGGCTGTTCCTCTCGCGCCACTCGTTCCCGGTGCCCGGCACCGCCGTCACCGTGGCACTGGAGGGCCGCCGCCCGCTCGTGGCCGAGGTGCAGGCCCTCGTCGCCCCTACCCCGGCGTCGAACCCGCGCCGTGCGACCAGTGGGGTCGAGGCCTCCCGGGTCGCGATGATCCTCGCGGTGCTGGAGCGGCGCGGCGGGGTCCGGCTGCGCGACGCGGACACCTACGTCGCGACCGTCGGCGGCGTGCGCCTCACCGAGCCGGCCACCGACCTGGCCATCGCGCTGGCGGTCACCAGCTCGGTCCGCGACCTCCCGCTGCCGAAGGGGATCATCGCGCTCGGCGAGGTGGGCCTCGCCGGTGAGGTACGCCCCGCCGCCGGCATCGCACGCCGGCTCGGCGAAGCCGCCCGGCTGGGGTTCACGCGGGCGCTGGTCCCGCTCGGCACCGAGCCCGCCGGCGTCCCGGGCATCGTGGCGATCCCGGTGCCCGACATCGAGACGGCGCTGCGGGCGGTCATGAACACCGCCGAGGCCCCGGGCCGGGCTGCCGCCCGAGCCACCGCGGACGCCGACGGTAGACTCCAGTTGATCACCACTGGTGACCATTGA
- a CDS encoding CheW domain-containing protein, which translates to MAGWVTFLVGSRVLAVRSEEIREVLRDAEIVPLTGVRAPVTAALGREGPRVPLVDLREHEARADVLVLATVQAGVVVDGVLAELEDDGLEPDPDLPEGLPAYVLAALRRPGAPGPGRVLQVDLESLAGLVEAL; encoded by the coding sequence ATGGCCGGCTGGGTGACTTTCCTCGTGGGCTCGCGGGTGCTGGCCGTGCGGTCGGAGGAGATCCGCGAGGTGCTCCGCGACGCCGAGATCGTGCCGCTGACCGGCGTACGCGCCCCGGTGACCGCCGCCCTGGGCCGGGAGGGCCCGCGCGTCCCCCTCGTGGACCTGCGTGAGCACGAGGCCCGCGCGGACGTGCTCGTCCTCGCGACCGTGCAGGCCGGCGTGGTGGTCGACGGTGTGCTCGCCGAGCTGGAGGACGACGGGCTCGAGCCCGACCCGGACCTGCCCGAGGGGCTGCCGGCGTACGTCCTGGCGGCGCTGCGGCGGCCGGGGGCGCCCGGCCCGGGGCGGGTGCTGCAGGTGGACCTGGAGTCGCTGGCCGGGCTGGTCGAGGCGCTCTGA
- a CDS encoding sugar phosphate isomerase/epimerase family protein yields the protein MTAALPPVALSSASVYPEGCTAAFEAAAELGYDGVEVMVWDDPVSQSASALERLSAHYRVPVLSVHAPTLLLTQRVWGTDPWVKIERSYALAEQLGAGTVVIHPPFRWQRDYARTFVQGLAERQQRTEVALAVENMFPWRARGRLLEAYAPGWDPVQQAYPHLVLDLSHTATAGVDALSTLDAMGRRLGHLHLADGSGSRRDEHLVPGRGTQPCAEVLALLGHGGFAGTVVVEVNTRRAPDRAARRQDLEEALAFARDHLARGRAG from the coding sequence GTGACCGCGGCCCTCCCGCCCGTCGCGCTCTCCTCGGCGTCGGTCTATCCCGAAGGGTGCACCGCGGCGTTCGAGGCGGCGGCCGAGCTAGGCTACGACGGCGTCGAGGTGATGGTCTGGGACGACCCCGTGAGCCAGAGCGCGTCCGCGCTCGAGCGGCTGTCCGCGCACTACCGGGTCCCCGTGCTGTCGGTCCACGCGCCCACGTTGCTGCTCACCCAGCGGGTGTGGGGCACCGACCCGTGGGTCAAGATCGAGCGGTCGTACGCGCTGGCCGAGCAGCTCGGGGCGGGCACCGTCGTGATCCACCCGCCGTTCCGCTGGCAGCGGGACTACGCGCGCACGTTCGTGCAGGGGCTGGCCGAGCGGCAGCAGCGGACCGAGGTGGCGCTCGCGGTGGAGAACATGTTCCCGTGGCGGGCGCGCGGGCGGCTGCTGGAGGCGTACGCCCCCGGCTGGGACCCCGTGCAGCAGGCGTACCCGCATCTGGTCCTCGACCTCTCCCACACGGCCACGGCCGGCGTGGACGCGCTGTCCACGCTCGATGCGATGGGCCGGCGGCTCGGCCACCTGCACCTGGCCGACGGCTCGGGGTCACGGCGCGACGAGCACCTCGTGCCGGGGCGCGGGACGCAGCCCTGCGCGGAGGTCCTCGCCCTGCTCGGGCACGGCGGGTTCGCCGGCACCGTGGTGGTCGAGGTCAACACCCGGCGCGCGCCCGACCGGGCCGCCCGTCGCCAGGACCTCGAGGAGGCGCTCGCGTTCGCCCGCGACCACCTGGCTCGGGGGCGGGCGGGATGA
- a CDS encoding NAD-glutamate dehydrogenase, translated as MSAQLPETTPPSAAVPQGLAEAYFAHVPPDELQEQGHGHAEAVLVEHAGLGERRVPAQTLARAYALEGADAQLALDVVTDDMPFLVDSLTALVSRLGFAITWLLHPQLAVRRDADGRLQEIAGAAGAACPQGCAPESWMHLELDGGRATPEELVAAVHGVLGDVRVAVEDWQPMRAQSLRLADELAARAPAGIGAAEAAEAVELLRWLARNSFTFLGYADYELEPDGAGLRRVAGTELGILRPHAPASRPARAEGHVVRRFTPEAAAIAAEPRVLVITKANSRSTVHRPAYLDHVGIKTFDEAGRVVGERRFLGLFSSTAYSESVLRIPVLRRKAEHVLQAAGTVATSHSGRQVLQVLEAYPRDELFQVDAPTLASVVLEVLRLGERRRVRAFVRRDDYGRFVSCLLYFPRDRYTTTVRLRMEAVLRDAVGAESVDYTARVTESVLARLHFVAWVPPGARLPDVDPAGIEARLAAATRTWEDELTAAVTEAHSPTDAAALLRRYGRAFPQAYKEDFGAAEAVLDIAHLESLQGPEGDRLALSFSAGAEPGAARLKLFRDAPVSLSKVLPLLARMGVDVDDERPYEIEVADGPRAWVYDLGLRYEARLLHPGPEARAAAVRRFQEAFVAVWRGRADSDGFNALVLRAGLSWRQVVLLRAYARWLRQVGLPFSQVYVQQALLRNSGIAELLVQLFTARHDPAVVDGREDVAEGLAARIRQEIDAVEALDDDRILRSLLGVILATLRTNYFRLDDERPGVALALKLDPRQVPDCPEPRPAFEVFVHSPDVEGVHLRFGPVARGGLRWSDRPEDFRTEVLGLVKAQAVKNSVIVPVGAKGGFVVRRPPADAGDREAVFAEGKRCYKAFIGGLLDVTDNIVQAAGRSEVVPPPQVVRRDGDDAYLVVAADKGTATFSDLANGVAADYGFWLGDAFASGGSAGYDHKAMGITARGAWESVKRHFRELGVDPERESVTAVGIGDMSGDVFGNGMLLSRHLKLVAAFDHRHIFLDPDPDPAVAFAERERLFVLPRSSWADYDSARISAGGGVHPRSAKRVPVTPQVRERLGLPEGTTSLPPVELIRAILQAPVGLLWNGGIGTYVKASGESAADVGDKANDPVRIDGGQLRCQVVGEGGNLGLTQLGRIEAAQAGVRLNTDAIDNSAGVDTSDHEVNIKVLIDAAIRDGDLPAQERGELLAAMEDDVAALVLRENHAQNALLGMGRMQAASMVSVHERVIRRLEERGILDRRLERLPSSKEIAARRAEGKGLTSPEYAVLVAYVKNTLNADLLATSLPDEPWTARLLSSYFPPLLVERLGGRLETHPLRREIVTTVLVNGLVDRTGVSAVHRAQEETGAPVEDVVRAYVLAGETFALGGFWREVEALDGAASPEAQGALLLEGRRLLDRAARWFLQSRPPAFDVEQEWGRYAPVVGALLPRVPELLRGRELQRMEESTDRLARPGVPRELALRAAVLLHAFPLLDVTDVARDASYTVEETADVCFTLVNRLEVDELLTAVSGLSRSDRWQSMARSSLRYDLYAILAALTADVLGRTAEGEAGERVQAWAAGREAQLDRALGTVRQALALAAPDLASLSVALRSLRTLLRS; from the coding sequence ATGAGCGCGCAGCTGCCCGAGACCACCCCGCCGAGCGCAGCTGTCCCGCAGGGGCTGGCCGAGGCGTACTTCGCGCACGTCCCGCCGGACGAGCTGCAGGAGCAGGGGCACGGCCACGCGGAGGCGGTGCTCGTCGAGCACGCCGGGCTCGGCGAGCGGCGCGTGCCTGCGCAGACGCTGGCCCGCGCGTACGCGCTCGAGGGCGCCGACGCGCAGCTGGCCCTCGACGTCGTCACCGACGACATGCCGTTCCTCGTCGACTCGCTCACCGCGCTGGTCTCGCGGCTGGGGTTCGCCATCACCTGGCTGCTCCACCCCCAGCTGGCGGTCCGGCGGGACGCCGACGGCCGGCTGCAGGAGATCGCCGGCGCGGCAGGGGCCGCGTGCCCGCAGGGCTGCGCCCCCGAGTCGTGGATGCACCTGGAGCTCGACGGCGGGCGTGCCACCCCCGAGGAGCTCGTCGCGGCCGTCCACGGCGTGCTCGGCGACGTGCGGGTGGCCGTCGAGGACTGGCAGCCGATGCGCGCGCAGTCACTGCGGCTGGCCGACGAGCTGGCCGCGCGGGCGCCCGCCGGCATCGGCGCGGCGGAGGCGGCGGAGGCGGTCGAGCTGCTGCGCTGGCTGGCCCGCAACTCCTTCACCTTCCTCGGCTACGCCGACTACGAGCTGGAGCCGGACGGCGCGGGGCTCCGCCGCGTGGCGGGGACCGAGCTCGGCATCCTGCGGCCGCACGCGCCGGCGAGCCGCCCGGCCCGGGCCGAGGGGCACGTGGTCCGCCGGTTCACCCCGGAGGCCGCCGCCATCGCGGCCGAGCCGCGGGTCCTCGTCATCACGAAGGCCAATTCGCGATCCACCGTTCACCGGCCCGCCTACCTCGACCACGTCGGCATCAAGACCTTCGACGAGGCGGGGCGCGTGGTCGGCGAGCGGCGCTTCCTGGGGCTGTTCTCCTCCACGGCCTACAGCGAGAGCGTGCTGCGGATCCCGGTGCTGCGGCGCAAGGCCGAGCACGTGCTGCAGGCGGCGGGCACGGTGGCGACCAGCCACTCCGGCCGTCAGGTGCTGCAGGTGCTCGAGGCCTACCCGCGCGACGAGCTCTTCCAGGTCGACGCCCCGACGCTCGCCTCGGTGGTGCTGGAGGTGCTCCGGCTCGGGGAGCGGCGCCGCGTCCGCGCCTTCGTCCGGCGCGACGACTACGGGCGCTTCGTCTCGTGCCTGCTGTACTTCCCGCGCGACCGCTACACGACCACGGTCCGCCTGCGGATGGAGGCGGTCCTGCGCGACGCCGTCGGCGCGGAGAGCGTCGACTACACCGCTCGCGTCACCGAGTCGGTCCTGGCCCGGCTGCACTTCGTCGCGTGGGTCCCGCCGGGCGCCCGGCTCCCCGACGTCGACCCTGCCGGCATCGAGGCCCGCCTGGCGGCCGCGACCCGCACCTGGGAGGACGAGCTCACCGCTGCCGTGACGGAGGCGCACTCGCCGACGGACGCGGCCGCCCTGCTGCGCCGCTATGGGCGGGCCTTCCCGCAGGCGTACAAGGAGGACTTCGGCGCGGCCGAGGCGGTGCTCGACATCGCGCACCTGGAGTCGCTGCAGGGCCCGGAGGGCGACCGGCTGGCGCTCAGCTTCTCCGCCGGCGCGGAGCCGGGGGCGGCGCGGCTCAAGCTGTTCCGCGACGCCCCGGTCTCGTTGTCGAAGGTGCTGCCGCTGCTGGCGCGCATGGGCGTGGACGTCGACGACGAGCGCCCCTACGAGATCGAGGTCGCCGACGGGCCGCGGGCCTGGGTCTACGACCTCGGCCTGCGCTACGAGGCGCGCCTGCTGCACCCGGGCCCGGAGGCGCGGGCGGCCGCCGTGCGCCGCTTCCAGGAGGCGTTCGTCGCGGTCTGGCGCGGGCGGGCCGACAGCGACGGGTTCAATGCGCTGGTGCTGCGGGCGGGGCTCTCGTGGCGGCAGGTCGTGCTGCTTCGCGCCTACGCCCGGTGGCTGCGGCAGGTGGGGCTGCCGTTCAGCCAGGTCTACGTGCAGCAGGCCCTGCTGCGGAACTCGGGGATCGCCGAGCTGCTGGTGCAGCTGTTCACCGCCCGCCACGACCCGGCCGTGGTGGACGGCCGCGAGGACGTGGCCGAGGGGCTCGCGGCCCGCATCCGGCAGGAGATCGACGCGGTCGAGGCGCTGGACGACGACCGCATCCTGCGCTCGCTGCTCGGCGTGATCCTGGCGACGCTGCGCACCAACTACTTCCGGCTCGACGACGAGCGCCCGGGGGTGGCGCTGGCGCTCAAGCTCGACCCCCGTCAGGTGCCCGACTGCCCCGAGCCGCGCCCGGCGTTCGAGGTCTTCGTCCACTCCCCGGACGTCGAGGGCGTCCACCTGCGCTTCGGCCCGGTCGCCCGCGGCGGGCTGCGCTGGTCCGACCGGCCGGAGGACTTCCGCACCGAGGTGCTCGGACTGGTGAAGGCGCAGGCGGTGAAGAACTCCGTCATCGTGCCCGTCGGGGCGAAGGGCGGGTTCGTCGTACGCCGCCCGCCCGCCGACGCGGGGGACCGGGAGGCGGTCTTCGCCGAGGGCAAGCGCTGCTACAAGGCCTTCATCGGGGGGCTGCTCGACGTCACCGACAACATCGTGCAGGCCGCCGGCCGCAGCGAGGTCGTCCCGCCGCCGCAGGTGGTGCGCCGCGACGGCGACGACGCGTACCTCGTCGTGGCGGCGGACAAGGGCACGGCGACGTTCAGCGACCTCGCGAACGGCGTCGCCGCGGACTACGGGTTCTGGCTGGGCGACGCGTTCGCCTCGGGCGGGTCGGCCGGCTACGACCACAAGGCGATGGGCATCACCGCGCGCGGCGCGTGGGAGTCGGTGAAGCGGCACTTCCGCGAGCTGGGCGTGGACCCGGAGCGGGAGAGCGTGACGGCCGTCGGCATCGGCGACATGTCCGGGGACGTCTTCGGCAACGGGATGCTGCTCTCGCGACACCTGAAACTGGTCGCGGCTTTCGACCACAGGCACATCTTCCTCGACCCCGACCCGGACCCGGCCGTCGCCTTCGCCGAACGGGAACGGCTCTTCGTCCTTCCGCGCTCGTCCTGGGCGGACTACGACTCCGCCCGGATCTCGGCCGGCGGTGGCGTCCACCCGCGCAGCGCCAAGCGGGTCCCGGTCACCCCGCAGGTGCGCGAGCGGCTCGGGCTGCCCGAGGGGACGACGAGCCTGCCGCCCGTCGAGCTCATCCGGGCGATCCTGCAGGCGCCGGTGGGCCTGCTGTGGAACGGTGGCATCGGCACCTACGTCAAGGCGTCCGGGGAGTCGGCGGCCGACGTCGGCGACAAGGCCAACGACCCGGTCCGGATCGACGGCGGCCAGCTGCGCTGCCAGGTCGTCGGCGAGGGCGGCAACCTCGGGCTGACCCAGCTCGGCCGCATCGAGGCCGCGCAGGCCGGCGTCCGGCTCAACACGGACGCGATCGACAACTCCGCCGGCGTCGACACCTCCGACCACGAGGTGAACATCAAGGTCCTGATCGACGCGGCGATCCGGGACGGGGACCTTCCCGCGCAGGAGCGGGGCGAGCTGCTCGCGGCCATGGAGGACGACGTCGCCGCCCTGGTGCTGCGGGAGAACCACGCGCAGAACGCGCTCCTCGGCATGGGGCGCATGCAGGCCGCCTCCATGGTCTCGGTGCACGAGCGGGTGATCCGCCGGCTGGAGGAGCGCGGGATCCTCGACCGCAGGCTCGAGCGGCTCCCGTCGAGCAAGGAGATCGCGGCCCGGCGGGCCGAGGGCAAGGGCCTGACGAGCCCGGAGTACGCCGTGCTCGTCGCGTACGTCAAGAACACGCTCAACGCCGACCTGCTGGCGACGTCGCTGCCGGACGAGCCCTGGACGGCGCGGCTGCTCTCCTCCTACTTCCCGCCCCTGCTGGTCGAGCGCCTCGGTGGCCGCCTCGAGACGCACCCGCTGCGCCGCGAGATCGTGACCACCGTCCTGGTGAACGGGCTCGTGGACCGCACGGGGGTGAGCGCCGTCCACCGCGCGCAGGAGGAGACGGGGGCGCCGGTGGAGGACGTCGTGCGGGCGTACGTCCTGGCGGGCGAGACGTTCGCGCTGGGCGGGTTCTGGCGCGAGGTCGAGGCGCTCGACGGTGCCGCGTCGCCCGAGGCGCAGGGTGCGCTGCTGCTGGAGGGGAGGCGGCTGCTGGACCGGGCCGCCCGGTGGTTCCTGCAGTCGCGGCCGCCGGCCTTCGACGTGGAGCAGGAGTGGGGGCGCTACGCGCCGGTCGTCGGCGCGCTGCTGCCGCGGGTGCCGGAGCTGCTTCGTGGGCGAGAGCTGCAGCGGATGGAGGAGTCGACCGATCGGCTGGCGCGGCCGGGCGTCCCGCGCGAGCTGGCGCTGCGGGCGGCGGTGCTGCTGCACGCGTTCCCGCTCCTCGACGTCACGGACGTGGCGCGCGACGCGTCCTACACGGTCGAGGAGACGGCCGACGTCTGCTTCACCCTCGTCAACCGGCTCGAGGTCGACGAGCTGCTCACGGCGGTCAGCGGGCTGTCCCGGTCCGACCGGTGGCAGTCGATGGCGCGCTCCTCGCTGCGCTACGACCTCTACGCCATCCTCGCCGCCCTGACCGCGGACGTCCTGGGCCGGACCGCCGAGGGCGAGGCCGGTGAGCGGGTCCAGGCGTGGGCCGCCGGCCGGGAGGCGCAGCTCGACCGGGCGCTCGGCACGGTGCGGCAGGCGCTCGCGCTGGCCGCCCCCGATCTGGCGAGCCTCTCGGTGGCACTGCGCTCGCTGCGGACGCTGCTCAGGTCTTGA
- the disA gene encoding DNA integrity scanning diadenylate cyclase DisA: protein MPVSERQAAEEPLRPILALLAPGTRLREGLERILRGRTGALIVLGYDRNVEALCTGGFELDVEFSSTRLRELAKMDGAVVCDAEVTKIHRAAVQLVPDPSIPTEESGTRHRTAERVSRQLDVPVVSVSASMSIVALYAGGRRYVLEDSAQILSRANQALATLERYKLRLDEVSGTLSALEIEDLVTVRDVSAVAQRLEMVRRIADEIEGYVVELGTDGRLLSLQLEELIAGVDADRELVARDYLHGAGGRRTRTVEDVLTELDSLDAASLLDIVAIARALGFATAGEGLDGAVSPRGFRLLAKVPRLPVAVVDRLVEHFGNLQKLLAANIDDLQAVEGVGESRARTVREGLSRLAESSILERYV from the coding sequence GTGCCAGTCAGCGAACGGCAGGCGGCGGAGGAGCCCCTCCGCCCGATCCTCGCGCTCCTCGCCCCCGGCACGCGGCTGCGTGAGGGGCTCGAGCGCATCCTGCGCGGCCGGACCGGCGCGCTCATCGTGCTCGGCTACGACCGCAACGTCGAGGCGCTCTGCACCGGCGGCTTCGAGCTGGACGTCGAGTTCTCCTCCACCCGGCTGCGCGAGCTGGCGAAGATGGACGGCGCCGTGGTGTGCGACGCCGAGGTGACCAAGATCCACCGGGCCGCCGTCCAGCTCGTCCCGGACCCGTCGATCCCGACCGAGGAGTCCGGCACCCGGCACCGCACCGCCGAGCGGGTGTCCCGGCAGCTCGACGTCCCCGTGGTCTCCGTGAGCGCCTCGATGTCGATCGTCGCGCTCTACGCGGGCGGGCGCCGCTACGTGCTCGAGGACTCGGCGCAGATCCTGAGCCGGGCCAACCAGGCGTTGGCCACGCTCGAGCGCTACAAGCTCCGGCTCGACGAGGTCTCCGGGACGCTGTCCGCTTTGGAGATCGAGGACCTGGTGACGGTCCGCGACGTCAGTGCCGTCGCCCAGCGGCTCGAGATGGTCCGCCGCATCGCCGACGAGATCGAGGGCTACGTCGTCGAGCTCGGCACCGACGGCCGCCTTCTCTCGCTGCAGCTCGAGGAGCTCATCGCCGGCGTGGACGCCGACCGTGAGCTGGTGGCCCGCGACTACCTGCACGGTGCCGGGGGCCGCCGGACGCGCACCGTCGAGGACGTCCTCACCGAGCTCGACTCGCTCGACGCCGCCAGCCTGCTCGACATCGTCGCGATCGCCCGCGCGCTCGGCTTCGCGACCGCGGGCGAGGGCCTCGACGGGGCGGTGAGCCCGCGCGGCTTCCGGCTGCTGGCCAAGGTCCCCCGGCTGCCCGTCGCGGTCGTGGACCGGCTCGTGGAGCACTTCGGCAACCTGCAGAAGCTGCTGGCCGCCAACATCGACGACCTGCAGGCGGTCGAGGGCGTCGGTGAGTCGCGGGCCCGCACGGTCCGTGAGGGGCTCTCCCGGCTCGCCGAGTCCTCGATCCTTGAGCGCTACGTCTGA